In [Leptolyngbya] sp. PCC 7376, a genomic segment contains:
- a CDS encoding YHS domain-containing (seleno)protein: protein MKISSLKSLSLATVLSIGAIAGFSHQVDSKPAPTHATIAVKADKVVRANKLNTNNTSFINKQSNGVAIRGTDPVAYFTQGKPVAGSASFTHRWNGATWRFSSAANRDKFAANPTAYAPQYGGYCAWAISQGYTADIDPNAWKIVDGKLYLNVSQGIQRRWERDIPGNISKANLNWPGISGR from the coding sequence ATGAAAATTTCTTCTCTTAAATCCCTCTCCCTCGCAACCGTTTTAAGCATTGGGGCGATCGCCGGATTTTCTCACCAGGTAGACAGTAAGCCTGCACCAACTCACGCAACTATCGCCGTGAAAGCCGACAAAGTTGTTCGTGCGAATAAACTGAATACTAACAACACCTCCTTCATTAACAAACAATCCAACGGCGTTGCAATTCGTGGCACAGATCCCGTTGCATACTTTACCCAAGGCAAACCCGTTGCAGGGAGTGCGAGCTTTACCCACCGTTGGAACGGCGCAACATGGCGTTTCTCCAGTGCCGCAAACCGTGACAAATTTGCAGCAAACCCCACCGCATATGCACCTCAATATGGTGGTTACTGCGCATGGGCAATCAGCCAAGGTTACACCGCAGACATCGACCCCAATGCTTGGAAAATTGTTGATGGCAAACTCTACCTCAACGTCAGCCAAGGCATTCAACGCCGTTGGGAACGCGATATTCCTGGCAATATTTCTAAAGCAAATCTTAACTGGCCTGGTATTTCTGGCCGCTAA
- a CDS encoding PCP reductase family protein — MEWTDEAKALCKTIPFFVRPFAKKKIEKLATEMGATLIDKEIYVEAKAKFNDPKKSGELK, encoded by the coding sequence ATGGAATGGACTGACGAGGCAAAGGCACTGTGTAAAACGATTCCCTTTTTTGTGCGTCCTTTCGCGAAAAAGAAAATCGAAAAGCTAGCCACAGAAATGGGCGCAACCCTTATCGATAAAGAGATTTATGTGGAAGCAAAGGCTAAATTTAACGACCCGAAAAAGTCTGGCGAACTGAAATAA